TCTTGCAAAAGTCAACAGTCGTGGCCCCTGTGCTCTGTGAAGGCTTGCCAAGATTGTGGCTATCCAAAAGCTAATATCAATGCTGTAAACTTTTTTACGCAGAACCgtgaattaatattaatatacttTTACCAGTTACACAACTATGCGCATAAGCCGTATAGaaagtggatggatggatttttagGATTTACAGCCTTCCAGAGGTGAGCCTGCATATTGACAAGCCCTCTTCTCATCCTCATGGCCGCCAGCTATAGTCAAATTGAGAAAGGCCCTCTCTAGAGCCCCAGTTCGATCTGTCTCTATTCTGAGGCAACTCAATTATTACgtttcaggtgattatacactaatgaaaacataataatgaaTGTTATATCTTCAGTTTCTAATAGATTAGATAGCCAATAGATTCTCCTAAATCCCACATTGAATCTTTAAAAGTGGGAGAGACCCGTTTAGTCATATGTTCAGGTAAATTTAGTCAGGAAACATTTAGTAGACAAAACATCAGCCACCTGTTATATGAACCGTTTTCTGAAACTATATATCTTTGATAATGCTATTTGTGCAACCGGGTCAACAATCCATGCTTCATAACTCCAACTCTCCAGCGTGgcgagtgtatgtgtgtgtgtatatgtcttAATGTCTTTGAGTGGGTGTTGTTGATGGATGAGTGCAGCAGGTTTATTATCTCCGATGTTGATGCCACTGGTCATATCGCTGGTGACACCGTGCAGCGCTCGCCGCCTCGACTCGTGAATGCATACGCCGGGAAATGATGAGAATAAACTTTGGCTGGGTAATGAGACACATTTCATTCGACCATAAGCTGCTGATATATCAGCGGAAAGCAACATAACcaataaaacatattcaaattAATTGCCATGGCTGCAAGAGTGATTGCCTGAGTAATGGAACTTGACATAAAAGGGTCATTCTGCAGAATGGGTGTCGATTGCTTGTTGTAATTCTTctaaatttaactttattttttaatctgaaTCTAATAACGCACATATTCACCTATTAAAAATGAGTATTAGTCCATTTCTTTATCATATCTGTTCGTATAATTTATAGTTATGACTAAATGTCTCTATATCTGCACTCAATTGGAGCAGGGACTGAGAAATGCAGATTTTCAGTAGGTTTTAATGAATAGTTTCAATCACACATCATTAATTCAATGTGCAGGACACTTTGCACACAGTTAAGTTTCATGCATATTTATGCACAAAATGTCCTGGGGGTTGGAAATGGCACCAATTCTGTAGAATGGCTCAAATTCTATTCTACCAAAGCAATAAAAGACGGAGCTCATTCACTTGACAATTGCTCCCTCTTGATCTTGCTCTCCCAACTCATGTTACACCTCCATGACTAAGAGGCGTCTTGAGGATTTGCGGGAAACTTCGAAGTATCTGCATGACTTAAATGAAAAGATCTTTTCTGGgaaacacctcctcctctttcctctgtggATGTTTGCCAGCTTGTCACGATGTACAGACTCTGTGTGGTTTTCATAAGAGGCAGTTCATAGGTGCAGTAAAAAAAGATGTCTACTCTCtatcattgatttgttttgggaGGGATCTCGAATCACATTTCCAAGTGTAAAGTGGGTGCAAACACAATCTTCACggtgaataaatgttttctaatGCTCGAGGAATAGATCTCGATCAGCTGTCTGCTGATTAGAGAGTTATCAAAGGCAGGAAGGTGCAGTGGCCCATTAAAGATGTTGGAGGTGTGTATTTATAGCCTTCAACCTACGCACATTAGCAAACTGCTGGTGATGAGCAGGATGGCTTTGATTATTTGTCCGTATGCTCATAGATCAGATGCTCAAGTTTCCCTGATTACTGTTGAATGGCTCATCAtccaaaataaagaataattgCAGTGTTTGTGGGTCAGGGGTATCAGCCAGTTTCAGCAGGAGAGATATGCATGATTTAatagaggagggggaggataaTGATATTGTGACTCACAGGGATGAGGGGTTATTTTAAGAAGCTGTATCtctaaaagaaaagaacaagtaTAATCACCTCCGCCATGGGGGTGATTGTGTTGGTCTTGCGGGAGCCAATCCGAAACTTGGCCGCCTTGTAGATCTTCCAGTAAACAaacagcaccacacacagaggaaggtAAAATGCTCCGAAGGTGGAGAAGATGGTGTAGGACGGCTCCTGGCTCACCTGGCACTTCATGCCCTCTGAGTACGTCTCCCCCCAGCCGAAGAGCGGCGACAGGGAGATGATGGAGGACAGCAGCCACGTGAGCGCGATCATCACGTTGGAGATCTTTTTGCGCGTCTTGAGCGTGTACTCCAGGTGCCTGGTGATGGACCAGTAGCGGTCCAGCGCAATGGCCGTCACGTTCCAGATGCTGGCCGTGCAGCAGAGCACATCGAAGGAGATCCACACCTGGCACAGCACGCGGCCCAGTTTCCACAGGCGGCCGTTCAGCTCGTGGACGAGACTGAGGGGCATGACCAGGGCGGCCACCATCACGTCAGAGATGGCCATCGAGGCCACAAGGTTGTGGGGGACGCGGTGGAACGTCCTCACCCGGAGGATGGTCACCAGCACCAGCAAGTTCCAGACGAAGGTGGCCACCACCAGCATCGCCAGTAAGGTAAGAGTGAGCACACTGAAGACGGAGAAGGGCCGGTAAATGTTTCCCCCGGAGTCATAGTGGTCCGGGGCAACACTGAAGTTGGCCGTCAGTGTGCTGGTGTTGGGGTAGGTCATGGTAGCTGCTCACCGCCCGGCAGCCGAGGGCCAAGACCACGTAGAGACACTTTCTGCAGACAGTTGATGCATTctgcagaaagagaggagagagaaggatgacACTGTTTTAATGTGACCGCACAGTTTTCTCTCCAGCGTCTAAAAGCCTTTTCGTATTCACAAATTTGATGAAATTCCAAGATATATGCTTCTATGAATGAGGGCTTTACGATGCCAttctcacacaaaaaaaaaagaagtggcTTTTACCGTGTAGTGCAAATGTGCCGGTGTCGTTCACCAGAGAGGTGGTTTAGTGATATGCTCACAATAGTAAAAAGCACTTGAGTTTCTCATTTCAGCTGTCAAGCAACCTGCCCACAACTTTCAAGTGCAATTTCATCTGCTGTTAAAAGGGCTCGAAAGAACGCCGCGACATCTCTGTGCCTGGAAAAGACcataaatattcagtttcatcATCCCACTGCTGTTCTTGGATTTGCATCAAAGTCGGGCCTCCGATGcaaaaatcaaatgttttaagtGGAGTCTTTGTTGTGCGCTCATTTGGGAAAGAGATCCCTCCCCGCGAGGCTTTGTCGAGTTGGATGTTTTtaagagttttctttttttttcctcactttaATTTGCGAGTGTCCATCGGAGAGAAACTCTGTATTAACATAGGATTGTCTCAGTTTCGGGAGGAAAAGATTTGACATGCCAGCTCTGTCGATACATCCACAGTCTACGCTCCACAACGTTCGACAGTGCAGAGGCGATGGAGCTCAAATCCTGATCCACTTCTACAGTTTGTCGACTGGATGTTTTGTGAAGTTCTGGTATCGATCTTTACAAATTATAGCTTCTGTGTAAAGTGGCAATTAAACAAACCATCTATTCTACAACTCCAGCTGCGACGTTAGCTGTGAATGGAATCATGTGACTTATCATTAGAAATCCATCATTTGGTCCTGAATACATTGTtatgataataatgaatcaaGAAATCGTTTtttcagcagcatcactggGGGGAAATTAATGATTTCATGCCTCATGTTTTGGAAAATACACTCAGATGTGCCTGGTTTAACAATGTCCTGAGTTTCTTTTAATGGTGTTGATGCTAATTCTAATCATTAATCATAGTTTAGTATTCATAAATACCTAGTTTTAACCtactcttaaagggatagttcaccccaaaatgaaaatgccTTCATTACaaactcaccactgtgccgatggaggtggtgggtgaagtgtttgagtccacaaaacactttgggagtttcaggggtaaacagtgttgctgCCAAATCCcaaacaattgaagtaactgggggaccgattcttcaaaggtggaaaaacaacagaaagaaaaacctaaCATGCCTCCAAACTGCtaatgtggtgtcatccaagtgtccgcaagccccgacattcaaattcaaccaCAAACGGCCTCATTTACACCACGTTTttagtcaaaatgtcaaatgttgtTAATTGTACTGGATTTGGCTGcgacgctgtttacccctgaaactccaaaagtgttccgtggactcaaacacttcacccaccacctccatcggcatagtggcgaggagataatgagtgaatggtcattttctgggtgaactatccctttaagaaacTGTTACACTCCACAGTTTCTTACCTTGACCCAGAGTTTTATCTTGAATCTTAAATACAATCattcatttttgcatttctcCTCCTGTGGCGTTGTCATGAGGGGACGTGGACGTCTTTCACAGGCCTCTGGGCACAGTGCAAGTGTCCATAATGAGTTCAGCTAATTCATATAATTCAGCTGAAATAACTGCTACTAATTGAGTTTCCTCAATGGGATCACGTTCCTGCAGCTGATTTTGGCCCCTAATGACATCACTTGTGTTACTGAGGCATCTTTGTATCATCTGATGAATAAATCCCTCAGATTTAGTCTGAATTTACAATGACATGTTGATTTTCTCTGCaactgacagaaataaaaagttcCCGGTGAAATgctttatgtgtttttacagcCAGCGGGTTGTGTCAGACTGATCCGCTGGTTGTCAATCACCGGGCTCCATCAATAAGTCCCGACGGGCGAAAAACAATACGAGCCATGTTCGCGACAGCCGCTGCATTTATGTGACATGTGACACCGTCTCCAGGCATCACAAACTATGCCCTCTAATCAAAGGGTCCAGCCGAGCACACAGACAGGCCCCTGCGCTCTCTCTCGTCTCCCCGCTCCTATTAACAAGACTAATAGCCATGAAATTGGACAACCGTTGTGCGGGGGGGACCGGCAATCAAATGTGCGGCATTCGGCAAAGGCAACCCTACTGTTTCTCCGCTTCGACATCACAGGCCAGGTGTCTCGGCTGTGGAGGACAGGACGTACAGTGCACACAGCTGCAGGGGAGCACATGCTAATGTACcgtatatatatgtgtgagtgaggaggaagacagTGGTAGAGAAGggtatatatatttctttgcaCAGATGTATGAGCGAAGAGTCAACTCAGGTCAGGGGTTGTCCTCAGACTTGCAAGGGCTGATTAACTTCTCATTAACTACGTGAAGCTCTGCACTCTTCTGCTTCTCAGTAGACCGAGGGGACGACGATGTTCGCTCTGACAAAGAAGGATTTTCCTCCGTTCCTCCTCCCGTCATCATTTGCAGACGACTAAAATAACTTAAATCCTCTCTGAGCTTCATGCTGAGCCCTCATGCTGCACCAGATGCTGCAGGAATCAGGTCTTTCATCACTTTTTTCACAGGCGGCCACAAACTGAAATTGCATGTTGGGAAAATTAGGTTTTCTCTGCTCAAATTATTTATTCgtctgaattaaaaaaaaggaaaaaagtaatTTGCAAGTgcctttatttttctgtctttatccAAAGAGCAAGCTGGTAAATACACTGTCTTTCCAACACAGCTCTGAATGTTGCCAAAAAAGTACAATGACATCTcaacttcttttctttctttgtgtccaAACCCACTGTCAcaacctctcctctccattCCCCTGAGTCTGACATCTGCAGCTGAAGGGAcgggcggtgtgtgtgtgtgtggaagtgtctTCTTGAAACAGCATAAAGCTAATGGAAATGTAATGGAGAGGCAGTTGTGGTTTGGTGCAACATattcagataaaaaaacatccagctcattgcaaacaagcaaacactgcatgcacacatgctttATTCAGAAAAAAGAGTTCGAGATCAGAACAACAACTTTTCAGTCTGCATGGTTCCCGCGAGGATCCCTGTCTGCGCTCGTCTCTGCGCCCACATGACCACCGAGACAATTGTTGCACAAGCATCTCAGACAAAAAAACGCAGCCTCACTTTTATCAACCCGGCATCTGCAAAACACGATCTCATGTGTGGAAGGAACTCACCCCGTCGACAGCTCGGTGTGAAGCGGTCCCGCACCGGAGGAGCATCACCTCTCCAGcgacatcctcctcctcctcctccgctgctgctgctccgttagaggagagagtgaggagccTCAGTGTTGACggcagcacaaacacaccgaggatacacacacacacacagagagagagagagagagagagagagagagagagagagagagagagagagagagagagagagagagagagagagagagagagaggagccgctGGAATGAACCACACACTGCTCGGAAGGGGGAGCTTGAGTCCAAGTCACATTGTTAACACTGCGTTTTGTTGGTGCATGCATTAAAAGGGGGGGACTTGCGTGCGTATTCTGTGCGTATTTGTGGCGTGCGCAACAGCTTGTTCTTTGAGAGGCGCGCAGTGCAGGAGCAGACgatgcctctgtctctgtctctctcggtAAATACGTTGCCTCCTTCTGATGGGTGTCATTCTGCGGTGATGTTCAGGGGCTgctggtgctggaggaggaggaggaggaggaggaggagatcatcCCGCTGCTTTGTGATGGATGGTCCCTCCACACGACTACCTGTGGAACTCCCCCGActtttcctccatctccctccaaCATGATTAATCCTTATTTCTTTTCAAATCTCATTTATTGGCCATATGCACTACTTATAATCAAGTTCCTGCAGATtgttaaacatttcaaaattttatttgtcacataCAACAACCATACACAGGTTTGGTTGGCATCCTTGACATGAAGAAAAGATCTGATAAAAAGTGGAAAACCTGTACATACGATATTCTACATACAGCATACGTactagcatgtgtgtgtgaaatagtAGTAACACCTCACAATATTATGCAGTATAATGAAGTAGGAAAATATAATTGTGTGGTCCAGCTACAGAGGCTGTAgcgttgttgttttgtttgacaatTTGTTTCTGCCATAGAGAAACTTATTCCATTCCATACATAtttaactagaatgtcactcagacGTAGAGCACATACCCCCCCCCAGACGATAGTGTACAGACTTGGGCCACTTCAGGGACATTGAGTGCGGCACTTTTGGCCTTCTTGTGACCGGTGCAAAATGGATGTGAACCTCAAGTGGCCGACttgtaaaacaacaaatgtggCCTGAGTatccccaaaacaaatgtgggacATTTTGGGGAAACATGCGATGCTCAAGTtaaggtgtaatctggatgtgaacccaAAGTGGCACATGTGGTAAAcggtgaatatggcccaaatagcacaaaatgATCTTGGGCCACCTTTTGGCACCTTTGGTTAAAATGTGGTATTGCTATAGACTTACTTATGGCCACAaactggcaaacaggagcgCATTGCCTGAGTGCAGTCATTCCAAATGGAATGTGGGCCAGATGTGGGATGTGATGGGATGTgagccaaatctgggccaaaaccaTTTTGCTATGTGGGCTGCCAAGATCCAAAATACCCCcgaaattcaatcaagctgcaccaaatggcacacacagaaatcagtccctaaaatatgaattattgatGTATCAGGAAATAATCTGTATGTTTTCCTGGTACATTAGTGCAAAATGCCCAAAACAAACTAATCCTTCAAAGATCCGTCTCTTTGTCCTCTTTCCTCATGAACTGACTTTTCTGCCAAGCACTACCATTAGATTTAGTATTTATCTTTTTCTCAGAGTAGAACAAAAAAATCCTTCCTTTTCTTCCCCTGCAGTGTAATCATCCCcttttaaatttcagttttgtCCAAAAAGCATTTCCTTTGTGTCAATCATCAAATGTTAGCAAGCAAATTTCCCCCATCTTCCTAATCAGTGTTTCTTGTAACAAAAAAACCCCAATTCAAATCTCGTTTATGTATTGACCATATGCACAATTTACATCAAATTGAGTTTGAATATCCGGTGGGATGCTTTGTCCTGAGAAAATCTCCCTGCatgatacatttaattaaatcatcACCTTCCTGCAGAGAGACCAGGACACCGTGTGACTGTTTAGCAAACCATCTGTCCGCTCGAAAATCGCTTTAAAGATGTTTTGATTTTGcgaaaaacaaaatgatctcTCCTATTAATGTTAATCACTTTCGCCGCCAACAGACTTGTAGCTGTATAAAGAGCAGGGACGCGCTCGGGGGAGGCTGATCTTAAAAAAGATCTGCGCTTCCTACCAGACTCTCTAATGCAGCCACTCACTGTGATGGTAATGACATCCAGCTGTCCTATAATGCAGGCTGATGCTGCACCGATACCCTGACTGTAAACTGGCTGTTTAGTACACAGACGCACAATGGGGCCCTACGGAAAGTGACAGTAAACGCGAAGCCGTATAaagttgttgttgcagctccACGATCGACACCACAGGGGGGCTTCATCGGGAAATAATTGTCTGAAATCCTGCCGAACTTGCACATTAAGACCCCTCTGCATGCATGTGCCTGGATTTAAGCTAATGCAAATAGCGTCCACACCCACCAGCCGCCTCCTTTACCTCAGCCACCTCCGAGGCTACAGTGAGAGTCTATCTAATTGTTGCTCGTGCTAACACTCACTTCCCCCTAATCCCTGGGATTTGTTTGAAACATCTGCTTAAGGAGGATGAGTGCGTCCGAGTAAGTAACCATGAAATATGCAGCTGCACGCAGGTTGGAGTTTATCACATCCCTTCCCTTTCTCGAAAAACCTTTACGTAGCAGTGGTacccttcacctcctcctcctcctcccctcctctaaCTTCCTCATGCAGGTGATGCTGAGGCACAAAATCAAATCATCTCAGCAGTTGCtcgtgcagcagctgctgaataACCTGGTTTGTAAAAACTGTTTCACGCTAATTACTGGGCTATAAAGGCATTATTGCAACCAATTTGAAGTGTCAGTGCAAAGCGGTGCCTGATTAAAACAGATGACATACTTGCGCTTCCAGCTATTTACTCTCCATGCAGCCCGGATGAGAATACAGCGCAGTGGGCTCAGATGGATGCTCTGGAAGGGCCCACATCGTGTTGCGTTGTCTGTGGGTTTttgcacaaaaaagaaaaagagtgagCACTAATGGAGCTTTTGACTGCGTCTTTCATCCTCCCCTCTGTTCCCTTGTTCAAGGCAATGAAAGGGGGTCTTTTTCTCACTGGGCCCATTTCTGCAAATCACATCCCTGACCTTGTCCCGCCAGACTGGTTTCATCCCCATAAATAGCCGGTCATCAATTATTCCTGTTGCAACCAGAATTTTACACGGTCAGCATCTATTACCTTACGGCCCAGCTCCTGGAAAatgaccagagagagagagagagagagagagagagagagagggagtagagaaaaaaaatgggATGCAGTCTTGAATCAGGGACGTTGTTAGTAAACCTGCCACATAAATCCAGTGGTCCCCCTGGAACAGCTGTGATTGTGCCATGATTGATTGAATGttgaacacagagaaacatagTGTTTTACATCAAGGCCCTTTCCGTTTGCTCTGTGATCTTATAAAGGTCTCATGTGAGCCGCACGTCTAAATGTGTCGAAGCCTGGACGGGCTTTGGCGGCGCGGCGACATGTTTATTGACTCATTCAGGGACTTAATTGGTTCAGTCAAATAGAGAAGTGCAGCTTGCCGCCGCTTCATGTAACTGTAGAGTTGTTAAATATTCCTCCACGACATTGATTTCACATGTGTTAAAAGCAGATTTCTATCCAAATGACAGATTATAGGCGGTAACCATCAATAACGTGGAGGGCTGAATGGGAAAAAGCCTAattttttacacatgcacaaagtCCTCCTCTGTTGTGCAGACAAGGTTGATACCGTCAGGCTCCGCTGTCACTCGTCCTTGTACGGTAACGATATCTGCCTGCACTGTACCACCCACACCTAATTACAGCATCGCAGTGTGTCAGTGTCGCTCGCAAAGCAGGAGTCGCTTCCAACAAGCAAGGTGTCAGGGCGTGATTTGCTGAGGCAAGCAGCAGCGGCCCCGGTGcatgaaagagagggaaggagccATTCAATGACTGGTGAAGACGGAGGAGTGGGGGTCCCGTCTGACAGGCCGACACATGCAGGCAGCAGAGACGCctgaaaatcaacaaaatgctCCAAAATTGCACTGGATGCGTCACACGTATGTTGGTTGATTCAAAGTGACTTTATGTGCAGGATGTTTGACTGTAGAACAACATGGCACGTGAAAAAGCTTCCCCTCCTACCTGCACAGTCTAAACTGGCATCTGTGAAATAACAGCAACAGCTGCCGATTTAATGTAGTAGAATAAGTAGTAAAGTGTAAATCAGCCAAAAgttatctcacaatgttaaataaagatttgtccATGACCTGAGTTTTCCTCTAACACTACCATGAGATTTTAAAATATCGTTTTGATTAAACGCGTTATGAAAAGAGACTTCACATAAAGGGATTTCaattttgtcttttaatcttttgctgtttttttaatgatcatTATTAAAATATTCTACTCGTCGACTTACTTCCTCTGAGCTTGAGCTTGTGACTTATATCAGACTCCTCTCGATCGACAGGtttcctctttatttcctctctcttaAGTTGCTGATGATCACACTTTCATTCTGCCTCTGAAAACGTTCGGATGCCTTTCAGGTGTAATTGAGCAATCATTTTGATAAAGATTGCTCTGACCCCCGCGTGGTAACACGAACTCTCCGAGAGAGTGGGAAGACTGTAGCCGGCTGCTTTGTAAGTGAC
This portion of the Hippoglossus stenolepis isolate QCI-W04-F060 chromosome 19, HSTE1.2, whole genome shotgun sequence genome encodes:
- the htr5ab gene encoding 5-hydroxytryptamine (serotonin) receptor 5A, genome duplicate b; the protein is MTYPNTSTLTANFSVAPDHYDSGGNIYRPFSVFSVLTLTLLAMLVVATFVWNLLVLVTILRVRTFHRVPHNLVASMAISDVMVAALVMPLSLVHELNGRLWKLGRVLCQVWISFDVLCCTASIWNVTAIALDRYWSITRHLEYTLKTRKKISNVMIALTWLLSSIISLSPLFGWGETYSEGMKCQVSQEPSYTIFSTFGAFYLPLCVVLFVYWKIYKAAKFRIGSRKTNTITPMAEVKEETQQPQMVFTVRHATVTFQTDGDTWREQKEKKAALMVGILIGVFVLCWIPFFITELIVPLCSCDIPPIWKSIFLWLGYSNSFFNPLIYTAFNKNYNNALRNLFSRQR